Proteins from one Thaumasiovibrio subtropicus genomic window:
- the flgK gene encoding flagellar hook-associated protein FlgK, translating into MGFDLLNLGAQGVLTAQRQLNTTGHNISNVNTEGYSRQTVIQQTNDPLWWGGNQHGMGSHIAAVSRSFDQFAANEVNLATTNLSYAEEREAQLGQLDTTLANSAKKIPEDINDWYDAVKSLADTPNDMGARKVVLEKARMVASGLNHNYAQLVSQRADTNDGLAATLSRINDIGAEIVDIHKALVKSPSTDNDLLDRHNQLINELSQYTKVTVTRKGKESYNVMIGTGHTLVSGTESSELLMVEGSPDPQQTRLALREGKATKVIQTADLDGKLAAALEQRDKTIPQAMDELGRLAIGFTETMNRLQNQGLDLNGEVGVNMFNDINDPDAAANRVVIPAGSNAQMSVFIDDLSQLKMGEYALRYDGTTYTVTLPDGNRQQVVATGTPPSFELDGLRVEVGVPPATDEKILLRPSRSAAGLIQVTMDDASQIAAQSFLSSESRMQGNAEVNVAAIGSRSEFKVMVSPDASQFAVLDRDGTILQPPQAYPPTTPIVVDGTVIELGDGAKGGDVFAFHFNPAEGDNGNLIRMQNTQRDKVMNDGKSTFIDIYQGLTTDIGVQKASASRLRDVAEVEKTAAESKVAEISGVNLDEEAANLMKFQQAYMASSRIMTAANKTFETLLDSTR; encoded by the coding sequence ATGGGGTTTGATCTGCTCAATTTGGGCGCTCAAGGTGTATTAACAGCGCAACGGCAGCTAAATACCACGGGTCACAACATCAGTAATGTGAACACCGAGGGCTACAGCCGTCAAACTGTTATACAACAAACCAATGACCCCCTATGGTGGGGCGGCAATCAGCACGGCATGGGGTCACATATTGCCGCTGTTAGTCGTTCTTTTGACCAGTTTGCCGCTAACGAGGTAAATCTTGCCACGACAAACTTGAGTTATGCCGAAGAGCGCGAGGCTCAGCTTGGTCAACTTGATACGACGTTAGCAAACAGTGCAAAGAAAATTCCCGAAGATATCAATGATTGGTACGACGCGGTAAAAAGCTTGGCAGATACCCCGAATGATATGGGGGCGCGAAAAGTGGTGCTTGAGAAAGCACGTATGGTCGCGAGTGGTTTGAACCACAACTATGCTCAGCTTGTCAGCCAGCGCGCAGACACCAATGATGGCCTCGCCGCGACGCTTTCTCGCATCAACGATATTGGCGCAGAGATTGTCGACATCCATAAAGCGTTGGTAAAAAGCCCTTCCACCGATAACGACTTACTCGACCGTCACAACCAGTTGATCAATGAACTTTCTCAATACACAAAAGTGACGGTGACCCGGAAGGGTAAAGAGAGCTACAACGTCATGATTGGTACTGGCCACACTTTGGTGTCGGGCACAGAATCCAGTGAGTTGCTGATGGTGGAGGGCAGTCCTGACCCACAACAAACACGACTGGCGTTGCGTGAGGGTAAAGCGACCAAGGTGATTCAAACGGCGGACCTAGACGGTAAGTTAGCGGCGGCATTAGAGCAGCGAGATAAAACGATTCCACAAGCGATGGATGAGTTAGGCCGCCTAGCAATCGGTTTTACCGAGACGATGAACCGCTTGCAAAATCAAGGGCTTGATCTCAATGGTGAAGTTGGGGTTAACATGTTCAATGACATTAATGACCCAGATGCCGCAGCCAATCGTGTTGTAATCCCTGCTGGTTCCAATGCGCAGATGAGTGTCTTCATTGATGACCTTAGCCAGCTCAAAATGGGCGAGTATGCGCTGCGATATGATGGTACTACCTATACCGTGACCCTGCCTGATGGTAATCGCCAACAAGTTGTCGCGACGGGCACGCCGCCGAGTTTTGAGTTGGATGGGTTACGTGTTGAAGTCGGCGTACCGCCTGCAACCGATGAAAAAATCTTATTGCGACCGAGCCGTTCAGCGGCTGGTTTGATTCAAGTGACGATGGATGACGCAAGCCAGATTGCAGCGCAGAGCTTTTTGAGCTCAGAATCGCGCATGCAAGGCAATGCCGAGGTCAATGTCGCGGCCATTGGTTCTCGCTCTGAGTTCAAGGTGATGGTATCCCCGGATGCGAGTCAGTTTGCCGTTCTCGATCGTGATGGCACGATATTGCAGCCGCCTCAGGCGTATCCGCCTACCACGCCGATTGTTGTCGATGGTACCGTGATCGAGCTCGGTGATGGTGCAAAAGGTGGCGATGTGTTTGCCTTCCATTTCAATCCCGCGGAAGGTGACAACGGCAACTTGATCCGAATGCAAAATACCCAGCGCGATAAAGTGATGAATGATGGCAAGTCGACCTTCATCGATATTTATCAAGGTTTAACAACGGATATTGGTGTTCAGAAGGCGTCGGCTTCTCGACTTCGCGATGTTGCTGAAGTGGAGAAAACCGCAGCAGAAAGCAAAGTCGCGGAAATTTCCGGCGTCAACCTGGACGAGGAAGCGGCCAACCTGATGAAGTTTCAACAAGCTTATATGGCCTCTTCTCGTATCATGACCGCTGCCAATAAGACATTCGAAACCCTGTTGGATTCGACGCGCTAA
- the flgL gene encoding flagellar hook-associated protein FlgL gives MINRIASFHDYKSTAADIGRQQLNVHQNQQQLASGKRLLTAGDDPVASIYTQNFEQQEVQIDQYLKAITLGRNRVTNAESAISEAEQIADSAKRKTMLMINGSLATADREAHKQDMQGLYNSFMDLANTRDESGNYLFAGTQYNKQPFFRDNLNQVTYAGDSYQRMSQVAPAIDIPVNDAGDKVFLEVRNPYGDYKPSYSLTEGSNLLLVEGQNSNDADNSEYQVTFQTTPNGVTYELFQNGASVQSGLYDAQTGIQFNTLQLNFSGEMKDGDAITFNRQEHVNIFDAFKRVIELSEAENNDASANAELHHAAEVMSESFKHLNRVRSELGTRLQTLDRQENMHLDFKVVLAQSRGRLQDLDYSKAVIELNENMLALQASQQAFAKTKELTLFNFI, from the coding sequence GTGATTAATCGTATTGCTAGTTTTCACGATTACAAATCGACAGCTGCCGATATTGGCCGTCAGCAACTCAATGTTCATCAGAATCAACAACAGCTCGCAAGTGGTAAGCGCTTGCTTACTGCAGGCGATGATCCTGTTGCTTCCATCTATACTCAGAATTTTGAGCAGCAAGAAGTTCAGATTGATCAGTATCTAAAGGCGATCACCTTAGGACGAAATCGCGTCACGAATGCAGAGTCGGCGATCAGTGAAGCTGAGCAAATTGCCGACAGTGCCAAGCGAAAAACCATGCTGATGATCAACGGATCCTTGGCTACCGCAGACCGCGAAGCGCACAAGCAAGATATGCAAGGTCTGTATAACTCGTTTATGGATTTAGCCAACACCCGTGATGAATCGGGTAACTATCTGTTTGCGGGTACCCAATATAACAAGCAGCCTTTTTTCCGCGATAATTTGAATCAAGTGACCTATGCTGGCGATAGCTATCAGCGTATGTCTCAAGTTGCCCCAGCTATCGATATTCCCGTCAATGATGCCGGTGATAAAGTCTTTCTCGAAGTGCGTAATCCATATGGCGACTACAAACCAAGTTACAGCTTGACTGAGGGCTCGAACCTGCTGTTGGTGGAAGGCCAAAACAGTAACGATGCAGATAACAGTGAATATCAGGTGACGTTTCAAACGACACCGAATGGGGTGACCTATGAACTGTTTCAAAATGGTGCGTCTGTACAATCTGGCCTTTACGATGCGCAAACGGGCATTCAGTTTAATACCTTGCAGCTCAATTTTTCAGGTGAGATGAAAGACGGCGATGCCATCACCTTTAATCGACAAGAACACGTCAATATTTTCGATGCGTTTAAGCGTGTGATCGAACTTTCTGAAGCGGAAAATAATGATGCCTCTGCCAATGCGGAGCTACATCATGCGGCGGAAGTGATGTCCGAGTCGTTCAAGCATCTCAACCGAGTGAGATCGGAGCTAGGCACACGATTGCAAACCTTAGATCGTCAGGAAAATATGCATCTAGACTTTAAAGTAGTGTTGGCACAATCTCGTGGTCGCCTTCAAGATTTGGATTACTCAAAAGCCGTGATTGAATTGAACGAAAATATGTTGGCATTGCAAGCATCACAGCAAGCTTTTGCTAAAACCAAAGAGCTAACATTGTTTAATTTCATTTAA
- a CDS encoding flagellin gives MGVTVNTNVSAMTAQRYLNKSTDGLNQSMTRLSSGSKINSAKDDAAGLQISNRLVAQSRGLDVAMRNANDGISIAQTAEGAMQESTNILQRMRDLSIQSSNGANSDEDRVAIQQEVSDLQDELNRIAETTAFGGRKLLNGTFGNAAFQIGADSGEAIIMGMTSIRADYDDMGGQIMVGAGQADADWTTGANNVVAFYVGDTGNPDNLVSIELPEGDDIEEVATRINGQTDRVAASVSENGELQLFAEGEVITIEGTTNITPGLVDKDDPASGAADILTSGATSGAITVGEVNVETVGGSQQAIGIIDSALKYIDSQRADLGAKQNRLSHTINNLANVQENVNASNSRIRDTDFAKETTTMTKNQILQQASTSILAQAKQVPQAALNLLQ, from the coding sequence ATGGGTGTAACAGTAAACACCAACGTGTCTGCGATGACTGCGCAGCGTTACCTGAATAAGTCTACTGATGGGCTTAACCAGTCGATGACACGTTTGTCGTCTGGTAGCAAAATCAATAGTGCTAAGGATGATGCAGCGGGTCTGCAAATTTCGAACCGTTTGGTTGCTCAAAGCCGTGGTTTGGATGTGGCGATGCGAAATGCCAACGATGGTATTTCCATTGCGCAGACAGCCGAAGGTGCAATGCAAGAGTCAACCAATATCTTGCAGCGTATGCGTGACTTGTCTATTCAGTCGTCTAACGGCGCGAACTCAGATGAAGACCGCGTTGCGATTCAGCAAGAGGTGTCGGATCTGCAAGACGAACTTAACCGTATCGCAGAAACGACCGCATTTGGTGGACGTAAACTTCTGAATGGTACTTTTGGTAACGCTGCGTTCCAAATTGGTGCCGACTCAGGTGAAGCCATTATCATGGGCATGACCAGCATCCGTGCTGATTATGATGATATGGGCGGCCAGATCATGGTGGGGGCAGGCCAAGCTGATGCCGACTGGACAACAGGCGCGAACAACGTTGTTGCCTTCTATGTTGGTGATACAGGTAACCCTGATAACCTTGTCTCGATTGAACTGCCGGAAGGCGATGATATCGAAGAGGTGGCAACACGTATTAATGGTCAGACTGACCGAGTGGCAGCCTCTGTTTCTGAAAATGGTGAGCTTCAGCTGTTTGCTGAAGGGGAAGTCATCACCATTGAAGGGACGACAAACATCACTCCAGGCTTGGTGGACAAAGATGACCCAGCCAGTGGTGCTGCTGACATCTTGACCAGTGGTGCAACGTCTGGTGCTATCACTGTCGGTGAAGTCAATGTTGAAACAGTGGGTGGTTCGCAACAAGCTATCGGTATCATTGACTCCGCGTTGAAGTACATTGATAGCCAGCGTGCTGATTTGGGTGCGAAGCAAAACCGTCTCAGTCACACTATCAATAACTTGGCAAACGTACAGGAGAACGTAAACGCGTCTAACAGCCGTATTCGTGATACTGACTTTGCTAAAGAAACCACCACAATGACAAAGAACCAGATCCTTCAGCAAGCTTCAACCTCGATTCTTGCTCAAGCGAAACAGGTTCCTCAGGCTGCATTGAACTTGCTACAGTAA
- a CDS encoding flagellin: MAVTVNTNVSAMTAQRFLNAATDNTARSMERLSSGSRINSAKDDAAGLQISNRLMTQSRGLDVAVRNANDGISMAQTAEGSMQESTNILQRMRDLSLQSANGSNSDEDRVSIQEEIGALQKELNRIAETTSFGGTKLLNGTFGSRSFQVGSDSGEAVQISFNNIRADESKMGGTTYATGATIASDQTLTADTDVTLNLADYVDAGGTAIDVTVGLKAGDDVEEIATRINGQTDKVNASVSETGELQIFSQFGDVTFTAGALNVQGPNDAAPVAVDLTGGANTATTVADLDVTSVGGAQKAVAVLDGAMKYIDSNRANLGAAQNRLNHTINNLNNVNENVNASNSRIRDVDFAKETTNMTKNQILQQASTSILAQAKQAPQTALSLLG; this comes from the coding sequence ATGGCAGTTACAGTAAATACAAACGTTTCTGCGATGACCGCTCAGCGCTTTCTTAACGCAGCAACTGATAATACAGCACGTTCTATGGAGCGTTTGTCTTCAGGTTCACGTATCAACTCGGCAAAAGATGACGCAGCAGGTCTGCAAATCTCGAACCGTTTGATGACGCAAAGCCGCGGTTTGGATGTTGCAGTTCGTAACGCAAACGACGGTATCTCAATGGCGCAAACCGCAGAAGGTTCGATGCAAGAGTCGACCAATATCCTGCAACGTATGCGTGATCTATCGCTTCAATCCGCTAACGGCTCAAACTCTGATGAAGACCGCGTGTCAATTCAGGAAGAGATTGGTGCATTGCAGAAAGAGCTTAACCGTATTGCGGAAACAACCTCTTTCGGTGGTACTAAACTATTGAACGGCACCTTTGGCTCACGCTCGTTCCAAGTGGGTTCTGACTCTGGTGAAGCGGTTCAAATCTCGTTTAACAACATCCGCGCTGATGAATCTAAGATGGGTGGTACTACCTATGCGACCGGTGCCACTATCGCATCAGACCAAACACTGACTGCTGATACAGATGTCACGCTAAACCTTGCAGATTATGTGGACGCAGGTGGTACAGCGATTGATGTGACGGTTGGCTTGAAAGCTGGCGACGACGTTGAAGAGATTGCAACCCGTATTAATGGTCAGACTGACAAAGTGAATGCGTCGGTTTCTGAAACCGGTGAACTACAGATTTTCTCTCAGTTTGGTGATGTTACCTTCACTGCTGGTGCATTGAATGTTCAAGGCCCTAACGATGCAGCCCCTGTTGCTGTTGACCTAACCGGTGGTGCGAACACGGCAACGACGGTTGCTGACCTTGATGTCACATCCGTTGGTGGTGCTCAGAAAGCGGTTGCGGTACTTGATGGTGCGATGAAGTATATCGATTCGAACCGTGCAAACCTAGGTGCTGCGCAAAACCGTTTGAATCACACCATTAACAACTTGAACAACGTTAATGAGAATGTGAACGCATCGAACAGTCGTATCCGTGACGTAGACTTCGCGAAAGAAACGACGAACATGACGAAGAACCAAATCCTACAACAAGCAAGTACGTCTATCTTGGCGCAAGCGAAACAAGCGCCGCAGACAGCACTGAGCTTGTTAGGTTAA
- a CDS encoding flagellar protein FlaG yields the protein MDIKSVSSSSVPSYQTGTQGTDSASGTKVAKDNSDNAAAVSRRLSEARTKQASDMADLQTRRVEQMDKLDKQRELQRDQLEQLVERMDEFVSTFNKGLSFRIDEQSGRNVVTVYEVKSGDVVRQIPNEEMLELSKQIAEFHGGLMSTKV from the coding sequence ATGGACATAAAATCCGTTTCCTCTTCATCTGTGCCATCGTACCAGACTGGAACACAGGGCACAGACAGTGCCTCTGGCACGAAAGTTGCTAAAGATAATTCTGATAACGCGGCCGCGGTCTCTCGGCGTTTAAGTGAAGCGCGTACTAAGCAAGCCAGTGATATGGCTGATCTGCAAACTCGTCGAGTAGAGCAGATGGACAAGCTTGATAAACAAAGAGAATTGCAGCGTGACCAATTAGAACAATTGGTCGAGCGAATGGATGAGTTTGTCTCTACTTTTAATAAAGGGTTATCGTTTCGTATCGACGAACAGTCAGGGCGAAATGTAGTCACCGTTTATGAGGTAAAGAGTGGGGATGTGGTGCGACAAATTCCGAATGAAGAGATGCTGGAGCTTTCGAAGCAGATAGCAGAATTTCATGGAGGGTTGATGTCCACCAAAGTGTAA
- the fliD gene encoding flagellar filament capping protein FliD: MAIQMSGLASGMDINGMVDKLVQAEKAPKQERIDRQMGDIQTDISAYGRLKESLDTMKSLMSDFRNNDALAARRADVDNSDQISVSATSSAAVGRYSVDVQQLATSHKIVSNSIDESTNFGAGSLRIGLGTTSFNVDIEPGNDKLIDIVRQINRAPDNPGIMASVIQDDLGARLVLSGDKTGASNKVRVSVDADPASDLQRFSFNASNASNPMNEMQQALDSRVVLDGLAVITSDSNQVKDAIEGVDLELKALSEGEPSTLSVSYDRDTTRMALEQFVMAYNQYFSVTQELSKYDPATQSGGPLMGDSLVRSSTNQLREAFVSPVEEAPEGLKTLSQLGITTTLEGRLEIDYDVLDRQLNQNFAGLNDFFGGRNGFARRVEDLIHSYTGITGSIRSRENSLNEQQTRLLTEQTKLDDRIESVRKRTYDQFSAMDSAMGQMNSQLTYMQSMFPTGNGGQ; the protein is encoded by the coding sequence ATGGCAATACAAATGTCAGGGTTGGCGTCAGGCATGGATATCAACGGTATGGTTGATAAACTTGTCCAAGCTGAAAAAGCGCCAAAACAGGAGCGAATAGATCGCCAGATGGGCGATATCCAGACGGATATCAGCGCTTATGGTCGTCTAAAAGAGTCGCTCGACACCATGAAATCTCTGATGTCTGACTTTCGCAATAACGACGCATTGGCCGCAAGGCGTGCTGATGTGGATAATTCAGACCAAATCTCGGTTTCCGCAACCTCTTCTGCTGCTGTCGGCCGCTACAGTGTCGATGTCCAGCAATTAGCAACTTCTCACAAGATTGTCTCTAACTCCATTGATGAATCCACAAACTTCGGTGCAGGTTCGCTGCGCATTGGTTTAGGGACAACCTCTTTTAATGTCGACATTGAGCCCGGCAACGACAAACTGATTGATATTGTAAGGCAGATCAACCGAGCACCTGATAATCCAGGTATTATGGCGTCTGTCATTCAAGATGATCTGGGTGCACGTTTGGTGCTGAGTGGTGACAAAACAGGGGCGAGCAATAAAGTGCGCGTCTCTGTCGATGCTGATCCTGCGAGCGACCTTCAACGCTTTTCATTTAACGCCAGTAATGCTTCTAACCCGATGAATGAAATGCAACAAGCATTGGATTCGCGGGTTGTTCTCGATGGTCTGGCGGTGATTACCAGTGACAGTAATCAAGTTAAAGACGCAATTGAAGGTGTAGACTTAGAGCTGAAAGCCCTCTCTGAAGGTGAGCCTTCGACTTTGTCTGTGAGTTATGATCGTGATACCACACGTATGGCGCTTGAACAGTTTGTCATGGCCTACAACCAGTATTTCTCTGTGACTCAAGAGTTGTCGAAGTACGATCCAGCAACGCAAAGTGGTGGCCCCTTGATGGGGGATAGCTTAGTAAGAAGCTCGACCAATCAGTTGCGCGAAGCGTTTGTCAGTCCAGTAGAGGAAGCGCCGGAAGGCCTAAAAACCTTGAGCCAGCTCGGGATTACGACCACCTTAGAAGGGCGCTTAGAGATAGATTATGACGTGCTTGATCGTCAGTTGAATCAAAACTTTGCGGGTTTAAATGATTTCTTTGGTGGGAGAAATGGCTTTGCGCGACGCGTCGAAGACTTGATCCATAGCTATACTGGGATCACGGGGAGTATTCGTTCACGCGAAAATAGCCTTAATGAACAGCAGACAAGACTGCTGACTGAACAGACAAAGCTAGATGACAGGATCGAAAGTGTCAGAAAGCGCACTTACGATCAATTTTCCGCCATGGATTCTGCAATGGGTCAAATGAACTCTCAATTGACGTATATGCAGAGTATGTTCCCAACCGGCAACGGCGGGCAGTAG
- the fliS gene encoding flagellar export chaperone FliS, with protein MRGSLKAYKKVSIDSQLTSASPHRVIQMLMAGAIERLIQGKAAMSQGEVAQKGERLGKALDIVMSLRACLSMEEGGEISENLDALYDFMIRQITLANQDNNPQPIDDVVEMLREIKSAWDQIPEEYHALTNFVE; from the coding sequence ATGAGAGGATCCCTAAAGGCCTACAAGAAGGTGTCGATTGATAGTCAGTTGACATCCGCATCGCCGCATCGCGTTATTCAGATGCTGATGGCGGGGGCCATTGAGCGTCTGATCCAAGGCAAAGCGGCAATGTCACAGGGCGAGGTTGCACAGAAAGGCGAAAGACTGGGTAAAGCGTTGGATATCGTGATGAGTCTACGCGCCTGTTTGTCGATGGAAGAGGGCGGAGAGATTTCTGAAAATCTAGACGCACTGTATGATTTTATGATTCGTCAGATCACCTTGGCAAACCAAGACAATAATCCACAACCCATTGATGATGTGGTTGAAATGTTGCGTGAAATTAAGTCTGCTTGGGATCAAATTCCCGAGGAGTACCACGCTCTAACGAATTTTGTTGAATAA
- a CDS encoding sigma-54 dependent transcriptional regulator translates to MQGVAKILVIDDDAQSRHDLSVIFDFVGEQCQAVPLQQVDETLSTRTWCACFIGKITAKKQLIPTLEKLFKEQHIPLIGYQEHHDTLSSLSNYVGELKRPLNYHQLSEALRHCQEFLGQVTRPVPTLGRRSPLFRSMVGSSEQIVQVRQMIEQVASSDANVLILGESGTGKEVVARNVHYHSTRRDGPFVPVNCGAIPPDLLESELFGHEKGAFTGAISARKGRFELADGGTLFLDEIGDMPAAMQVKLLRVLQERTFERVGGNKSIKVNVRIVAATHRNLETMIDAGTFREDLFYRLNVFPIEMPALRERLEDIPLLIQELFARMEAEGVNNQLRFSQRAIKSLMSHDWPGNVRELANLIERMSIICPDGLIDINQLPAKYRYGDVPDFEPEPYGNTEMAEREALSDMFADSFDDEFDDFSGAGSLSELPPEGVNLKELLAELEVDMITQALEAQDWVVARAADMLGMRRTTLVEKMRKYQLGKD, encoded by the coding sequence ATGCAAGGTGTAGCAAAGATCCTCGTTATCGATGATGATGCACAAAGTCGTCACGATCTGAGTGTCATATTCGACTTTGTCGGTGAGCAGTGTCAGGCTGTGCCGTTGCAGCAAGTCGATGAGACGCTATCTACTCGTACATGGTGTGCCTGTTTCATTGGTAAGATCACCGCGAAAAAGCAATTGATACCAACGTTGGAGAAGCTTTTCAAAGAACAGCATATCCCACTAATTGGTTATCAAGAGCATCATGACACGCTTTCTTCTCTCTCTAATTATGTCGGTGAGCTAAAACGTCCACTGAACTATCATCAACTTTCTGAAGCGCTGCGTCATTGCCAAGAGTTCTTAGGGCAAGTGACTCGCCCAGTTCCGACCCTTGGGCGTCGTTCTCCGTTATTCCGTAGTATGGTGGGAAGTAGCGAGCAGATTGTCCAAGTTCGTCAAATGATAGAGCAAGTTGCGAGCAGTGATGCCAATGTGCTTATCTTAGGTGAATCTGGTACAGGTAAAGAAGTGGTTGCACGTAACGTGCACTATCATTCAACTCGTCGTGATGGGCCATTTGTGCCTGTTAATTGTGGTGCGATTCCCCCAGATCTGCTGGAGAGTGAGCTTTTTGGTCATGAAAAAGGCGCATTTACAGGCGCGATTTCTGCACGTAAAGGGCGCTTTGAACTGGCTGATGGCGGGACGCTATTTCTCGATGAAATCGGTGATATGCCAGCCGCGATGCAGGTTAAGCTGTTGCGTGTACTTCAAGAGCGTACCTTCGAGCGAGTGGGTGGCAACAAGAGCATTAAAGTCAATGTGCGTATTGTCGCCGCGACACATCGCAATCTCGAAACGATGATCGATGCGGGGACATTCCGCGAAGACCTCTTTTATCGATTAAATGTCTTCCCGATTGAGATGCCAGCGCTGCGTGAGCGATTGGAAGATATTCCTTTGCTCATTCAAGAGCTGTTTGCGCGAATGGAAGCGGAAGGGGTAAACAACCAACTGCGTTTTAGCCAACGCGCAATTAAATCTCTGATGTCTCATGATTGGCCTGGCAATGTGCGTGAGTTAGCAAATCTGATTGAACGCATGTCGATCATCTGTCCGGATGGATTGATTGATATTAATCAGTTGCCAGCTAAGTATCGCTATGGGGATGTGCCGGACTTTGAGCCAGAGCCCTATGGCAATACGGAAATGGCAGAGCGAGAAGCGCTGTCTGATATGTTTGCTGATAGTTTCGATGATGAGTTTGATGACTTCAGTGGCGCTGGGTCACTGTCTGAGTTACCTCCAGAAGGGGTAAACTTGAAAGAGTTACTGGCTGAGTTAGAAGTCGACATGATCACTCAGGCGCTTGAAGCTCAAGATTGGGTAGTTGCACGTGCAGCAGACATGTTGGGTATGCGTAGAACAACGCTAGTTGAGAAGATGCGAAAGTACCAACTCGGCAAAGATTAA
- a CDS encoding sensor histidine kinase, with protein MNAMPAGVILLDPQGGISEANPEAERLLGAPLVGEKWYEIIQRSFDPKADDGHEISLRDGKKVKLAISASNSGQLILITDMTETRLLQARVSDMQRFSSLGRMVASLAHQIRTPLSSALLYAQNLGADNINAPTRQRFQGKLVDRLHDLEKQVNDMLLFAKGGDNKVVAPFSIEDLLNEVESMVDALIARHNVDFSIDCDDESQQVLGNVNALASAISNLIVNAIQVAGNECRVALHCVVKNEQLLIEVIDNGPGISAEMQEKILEPFFTTRQQGTGLGLAVVQMVAKAHKGVVTIQSQVGEGATFRLTLPLLASIQTGGQS; from the coding sequence ATGAATGCTATGCCAGCAGGCGTTATCTTGCTGGATCCTCAAGGAGGCATATCAGAGGCGAACCCCGAAGCTGAGCGTTTACTTGGTGCGCCACTTGTCGGTGAGAAATGGTATGAGATCATTCAGCGCTCCTTCGACCCGAAGGCAGACGATGGGCATGAAATCTCATTGCGCGATGGCAAAAAGGTCAAGTTAGCAATTTCGGCGTCGAACAGTGGCCAATTGATCTTGATCACTGATATGACAGAGACGCGCTTGCTGCAGGCGAGAGTCAGTGACATGCAGCGATTTTCTTCTTTAGGCCGGATGGTCGCTTCGCTTGCTCATCAAATTCGTACTCCCTTATCCAGTGCGTTGCTCTATGCGCAGAATTTAGGGGCAGATAATATCAATGCACCAACCAGACAACGCTTTCAAGGTAAGTTAGTTGATCGCCTGCATGATCTGGAAAAGCAAGTTAACGACATGTTGTTGTTCGCAAAAGGGGGCGATAACAAGGTTGTTGCACCTTTTTCCATCGAAGATCTGCTAAATGAAGTAGAAAGCATGGTCGATGCCCTCATCGCACGTCATAACGTTGATTTCAGCATCGATTGCGATGATGAATCTCAACAGGTTTTAGGCAATGTTAACGCGCTAGCGAGTGCGATCAGTAACTTGATTGTGAATGCGATTCAAGTTGCTGGAAACGAATGTCGCGTTGCCTTGCACTGTGTTGTAAAAAATGAGCAGCTCTTGATTGAAGTGATAGATAATGGCCCCGGTATTTCGGCTGAAATGCAGGAGAAAATTCTAGAGCCATTTTTTACAACGCGCCAACAGGGAACAGGACTAGGTCTTGCCGTTGTGCAGATGGTCGCTAAGGCACATAAAGGTGTCGTAACAATTCAATCTCAAGTCGGGGAAGGCGCAACATTTCGTCTAACGCTCCCGTTACTTGCGTCAATTCAGACCGGAGGTCAGTCATGA